The following DNA comes from Dehalococcoidales bacterium.
TGCCGAGAACATGCACGGGGGCTATTCCTTTGAGGTACATGATGTTAAAGAGAGTAAAAAGATAATTTTTCATACCCCTGAGGAAATTTATGACATGCTGGTCTTTATCGGGGCGGCAGCACGCTATATGGTGAAAGCGGTTTACCACCGTGGAACCAATGAAATAGCGGCCGTATCTTCCACTCAGAAACTGGCTCTCATTGCCGGCCGCTACGTGGGGAAGGATGACCCGGTGTGCATCGTCCGTGCCCAGGGTCAGTTCCCGGCAGTAGGAGAAATCCTCGAGCCATTTACCATGCCGGTACTGGTGGAAGGCTGGATGCGCGGCTCACACTACGGTCCGCTGATGCCGGTGGCTATCTGTGATAGTACACCGTCCCGCTTTGATGGGCCGCCCAGGGTAACAGCGGCCGGTTTCCAGATCTCTGACGGGAAACTGGTGGGACCCCGTGATATGTTCGATGACAAGTCTTTTGATAACGCCCGCCAAAAAGCTAATGATGCCGCTGATTACATGCGTGCTCATGGCCCGTTCGAGCCGCACCGCCTGCCTCTGGAGGAGATGGAATACACGACCATGCCTCAGGTAATGAAGAAGCTGCAGGGGAGATTTACCGACCTAGACTGATAGTTCTTGAGTGTACCTTGTGCCGGATTTCAGTTGACTTTACCCGGGAAAAGGGGTATTATAGCAGTCCACGAAACTTAAGGAGGAGGTGCACCATGCCGGTCTATATCATGTTCAGCAATTTAACCGATGAGGGCAGGAAAACGATCAAGAGTAATCCGCAGCGCATCCAGGAGGTTAATAAGGAAGTCGAGGCTATGGGGGTCAAGATAAAGGCACAGTACGCTGTTATGGGCC
Coding sequences within:
- a CDS encoding GYD domain-containing protein, yielding MPVYIMFSNLTDEGRKTIKSNPQRIQEVNKEVEAMGVKIKAQYAVMGPYDFINILEAPDNKTVAKVAVELGSRGTLQTMTLAAMTIDELTK
- the fbp gene encoding fructose-1,6-bisphosphate aldolase/phosphatase, encoding MKVTLSVIKADIGGYVGHSETHPDLIAKADECLAEAKKGGLLIDYHVTKCGDDLQLIMTHQHGEASEKIHKLAWDTFVTCTDLAKQLKLYGAGQDLLADAFSGNVKGMGPGLAEMEFEERVSEPVIIFMADKTSSGAWNIPLYKMFADPFNTIGLVIAENMHGGYSFEVHDVKESKKIIFHTPEEIYDMLVFIGAAARYMVKAVYHRGTNEIAAVSSTQKLALIAGRYVGKDDPVCIVRAQGQFPAVGEILEPFTMPVLVEGWMRGSHYGPLMPVAICDSTPSRFDGPPRVTAAGFQISDGKLVGPRDMFDDKSFDNARQKANDAADYMRAHGPFEPHRLPLEEMEYTTMPQVMKKLQGRFTDLD